In Portunus trituberculatus isolate SZX2019 chromosome 46, ASM1759143v1, whole genome shotgun sequence, a single window of DNA contains:
- the LOC123519826 gene encoding uncharacterized protein LOC123519826, whose protein sequence is MLDPFCSDPFDNSTANPKDCSLEEDLPHLRGIPATMCRKIRMKVNGHWRYKRDCARLGEAGVGGDERYCIYRTGTFNIHTEYCTCNDKNGCNPAPVIHPNPPLVALLGLSGLAGCRWWL, encoded by the exons ATGCTGGATCCATTCTGCAGCGATCCATTTGACAACTCCACTGCAAACCCCAAGGACTGTAGCTTGGAGGAAGACCTTCCCCACTTGCGTGGAATCCCAGCTACCATGTGTCGCAAGATACGAATGAAAG TGAATGGTCATTGGCGATACAAAAGAGACTGTGCCCGGCTTGGAGAAGCTGGAGTGGGAGGTGATGAACGTTACTGCATCTATCGCACAGGCACCTTCAATATTCACACTGAATATTGCACTTGCAATGACAAGAATGGCTGCAATCCTGCACCTGTGATTCATCCCAACCCACCCTTAGTAGCACTTCTGGGCTTATCTGGACTAGCTGGGTGCAGATGGTGGCTGTAG